A single genomic interval of Solimonas sp. K1W22B-7 harbors:
- the ligA gene encoding NAD-dependent DNA ligase LigA, with amino-acid sequence MNSSARPAERAAELRLLLQGHNHRYYVLDQPSIADAEYDGLFRELQALEAAHPELRTADSPTQRVGGVASSEFASVRHRVPMLSLNNCFSEEELGDFDRRVREGLNRSPVAYAAEPKLDGLAVSLVYEDGVFAYGATRGDGETGEDISDNLRTIRRIPLRLQGDSRGTVEVRGEVYLPHEGFRRMNEEAAARGEKLYVNPRNAAAGSLRQLDSTITARRPLAFYAYGLAQGQPPGVRTHTDMLQQLRDWGFPVSELVRRVEGAEGCLAYYREIGAQRASLPFDIDGVVYKLDDLAGREELGFVSRAPRWAVAHKYPAEEAQTLLENVDFQVGRTGVLTPTARLRTVFVGGANVSNATLHNMDEVARKDVHIGDTVIVRRAGDVIPEVKAVVLALRPADARPVLMPAVCPVCGSEVRRDPEGVAYRCIGRLVCKAQLKQALQHFVSRKAADIDGIGEALISELVERERLRTPADLFTLEVADIAQLYKSAEVAPAKMIEAIAARRELALPRLVYALGIPSVGETTAKDLAKHLGAFARIREALPEVLTLVEGIGVAASEEIRSFFADSHNAAAVDALLAQLTLSGEHPVSAEIADRCSLGMLLAQQQVKGLGPVKADKLTSGLGTAAGLLARIDDMPALTALLDEKTAATLQAHFADMSRREHLLGLEAQLTAFGLIGDAAPRAASAGGPLSGRTLVITGTLPASRDEVAAQIEAAGGKVSGSVSAKTDFLVAGEAAGSKLAKAEKLGVTVLDYAALQKLLAGEAA; translated from the coding sequence CAGCAGCGAGTTCGCATCGGTGCGCCACCGCGTGCCGATGCTGTCGCTCAACAACTGCTTCAGCGAAGAGGAACTGGGCGACTTCGACCGCCGCGTGCGCGAGGGCCTGAACCGCAGCCCGGTGGCCTATGCCGCCGAGCCCAAGCTCGATGGCCTGGCCGTGAGCCTGGTCTACGAGGACGGCGTCTTCGCGTACGGCGCCACCCGCGGCGACGGCGAGACCGGCGAGGACATCAGCGACAACCTGCGCACCATCCGCCGCATCCCCCTGCGCCTGCAGGGCGACAGCCGCGGCACGGTAGAGGTGCGCGGCGAGGTCTACCTGCCGCATGAAGGCTTCCGCCGCATGAACGAGGAAGCCGCCGCCCGCGGCGAGAAGCTCTACGTCAACCCGCGCAACGCCGCCGCCGGCAGTCTGCGCCAGCTCGACTCCACGATCACCGCCAGGCGCCCGCTGGCGTTCTATGCCTATGGCCTTGCCCAGGGCCAGCCGCCGGGCGTGCGCACGCACACCGACATGCTGCAGCAGCTGCGCGACTGGGGTTTCCCGGTATCGGAACTGGTGCGCCGTGTCGAGGGTGCCGAGGGCTGCCTGGCCTACTACCGCGAGATCGGCGCCCAGCGCGCCTCGCTGCCTTTCGACATCGACGGCGTGGTCTACAAGCTCGACGATCTTGCCGGCCGCGAGGAACTGGGCTTCGTCTCGCGCGCGCCGCGCTGGGCGGTGGCGCACAAGTATCCCGCCGAGGAAGCGCAGACGCTGCTGGAGAACGTCGACTTCCAGGTCGGCCGCACCGGCGTGCTGACGCCGACGGCGCGCCTGCGCACGGTGTTCGTCGGCGGCGCCAACGTGTCCAACGCCACGCTGCACAACATGGACGAGGTGGCGCGCAAGGACGTGCACATCGGCGATACCGTGATCGTGCGCCGCGCCGGCGACGTGATCCCGGAAGTGAAGGCAGTGGTGCTGGCCCTGCGCCCGGCCGATGCCCGCCCGGTGCTGATGCCGGCTGTCTGCCCGGTCTGCGGTTCCGAGGTGCGGCGCGATCCCGAGGGCGTGGCCTATCGCTGCATCGGCCGCCTGGTGTGCAAGGCGCAGCTCAAGCAGGCGCTGCAGCATTTCGTCTCGCGCAAGGCCGCCGACATCGACGGCATCGGCGAGGCGCTGATTTCCGAACTGGTGGAGCGCGAGCGCCTGCGCACGCCGGCCGACCTGTTCACGCTGGAAGTGGCCGACATCGCCCAGCTGTACAAGTCGGCGGAAGTGGCGCCGGCCAAGATGATCGAGGCCATCGCCGCGCGCCGCGAACTGGCGTTGCCACGCCTGGTCTACGCGCTGGGAATCCCCTCCGTGGGCGAGACCACCGCCAAGGACCTGGCGAAACACCTGGGCGCCTTTGCCCGCATCCGCGAGGCGCTGCCCGAGGTGCTGACCCTGGTGGAAGGCATTGGCGTGGCGGCCTCCGAGGAGATTCGCTCCTTCTTCGCCGACTCGCACAACGCCGCCGCGGTCGACGCGCTGCTGGCGCAGCTCACCCTCTCCGGCGAGCACCCGGTGTCGGCCGAGATCGCCGACCGCTGCTCGCTGGGCATGCTGCTGGCGCAGCAGCAGGTCAAGGGCCTGGGGCCGGTCAAGGCCGACAAGCTGACCTCCGGCCTCGGCACCGCCGCCGGCCTGCTGGCGCGCATCGACGACATGCCGGCGCTGACCGCCCTGCTCGACGAGAAGACCGCCGCAACCCTGCAGGCACATTTCGCCGACATGTCGCGTCGCGAGCACCTGCTGGGCCTGGAGGCACAGCTCACCGCCTTCGGCCTGATCGGCGACGCCGCACCGCGTGCGGCCAGCGCGGGCGGGCCGCTGAGCGGCCGGACCCTGGTCATCACCGGCACCCTGCCGGCGTCGCGTGACGAGGTGGCGGCGCAGATCGAGGCGGCCGGCGGCAAGGTCAGCGGCTCGGTGTCGGCCAAGACCGACTTCCTGGTGGCGGGAGAGGCCGCGGGTTCCAAGCTGGCCAAGGCCGAGAAACTCGGCGTCACGGTGCTGGACTATGCTGCCCTGCAGAAGCTGCTGGCGGGGGAGGCCGCATGA
- a CDS encoding mechanosensitive ion channel family protein, with translation MIRLREWIETLFQYMSQEPLKWSVLVLLGALAWAWLLHKLFRTLNAGRYSWQRRLRVWMGVAPNRSIGELFWLLLAMHLVLWPIVAHAVLRIWGLHDEARDLLVAVFSDGITFGKTTVVPGKLLMGALWFVLLFTFTRWLKKKMEFGWLPRTGIEFSTRESLATLFGYVTFLIAAIAGLSVAGLDFSKIAIVAGALSVGIGFGLQNIVNNFISGLILLFERPVRTGDYIFVSGTEGIVRKIRIRSTEIQTAERESVIIPNSDLLSNPLRNRDLRDPYGRVVIKLGVAYGSDPDKVRRVLLRLAFANPHVVRENQISGLIGPAVYLVDFGENALMFELRAYVLEVDQRLSVSSDLRYAIVEAFKREGIDIPFPQRDVWVRGLPAAKVDGQGPA, from the coding sequence ATGATTCGCCTGCGCGAATGGATCGAGACGCTGTTCCAGTACATGAGCCAGGAGCCGCTCAAGTGGAGCGTGCTGGTCTTGCTGGGCGCGCTGGCCTGGGCCTGGCTGCTGCACAAGCTGTTCCGCACGCTCAACGCCGGCCGCTATTCCTGGCAGCGGCGCCTGCGTGTGTGGATGGGGGTGGCGCCCAACCGCAGCATCGGCGAACTGTTCTGGCTGCTGCTGGCCATGCACCTGGTGCTGTGGCCGATCGTGGCGCACGCGGTCCTGCGCATCTGGGGCCTGCACGACGAGGCGCGCGACCTGCTGGTGGCAGTGTTCAGCGACGGCATCACCTTCGGCAAGACCACCGTGGTGCCGGGCAAGCTGCTGATGGGCGCACTGTGGTTCGTGCTGCTGTTCACCTTCACGCGCTGGCTCAAGAAGAAGATGGAATTCGGCTGGCTGCCGCGGACCGGCATCGAATTCAGCACGCGCGAATCGCTGGCCACGCTGTTCGGCTACGTCACCTTCCTGATCGCGGCGATCGCCGGCCTGTCGGTAGCGGGCCTGGACTTCAGCAAGATCGCGATCGTCGCCGGCGCGCTGTCGGTCGGCATCGGCTTCGGCCTGCAGAACATCGTCAACAACTTCATCTCGGGCCTGATCCTGCTGTTCGAGCGCCCGGTGCGCACCGGCGACTACATCTTCGTGTCCGGCACCGAGGGCATCGTCCGCAAGATCCGCATCCGCTCCACCGAGATCCAGACCGCCGAGCGCGAGTCGGTGATCATCCCCAACTCCGACCTGCTGTCCAACCCGCTGCGCAACCGCGACCTGCGCGACCCCTACGGCCGCGTGGTCATCAAACTGGGCGTGGCCTACGGCTCGGATCCCGACAAGGTGCGGCGCGTCCTGCTGCGCCTGGCGTTTGCCAACCCGCACGTGGTGCGCGAGAACCAGATCAGCGGGCTGATCGGCCCGGCGGTGTACCTGGTGGATTTCGGCGAGAACGCACTGATGTTCGAACTGCGCGCCTACGTGCTGGAAGTGGACCAGCGCCTGTCCGTATCCAGCGACCTGCGCTATGCGATCGTCGAGGCCTTCAAGCGCGAGGGCATCGACATCCCGTTTCCGCAACGGGATGTGTGGGTGCGGGGTTTGCCGGCGGCGAAGGTGGACGGGCAGGGCCCGGCCTGA